A single genomic interval of Pyrus communis chromosome 7, drPyrComm1.1, whole genome shotgun sequence harbors:
- the LOC137739910 gene encoding uncharacterized protein isoform X2 has product MPSLEIAAAQPAFQNHLGTLRAQTPVYGNVISSPFAFGNDKKLSSAWKLSHISIKLNFNLGRINVPKGSLGIMAVATLESRSLVQNENANMGYDGSELGRESSRCAGQLEPSSDDSEELDDREKLRRLRISNANKGSTPWNKGRKHSPETLQLIKERTRLAMQNPKVKMKLVNLGHAQSEETRVKIGLGVRIRWQKRREELSLQENCCYDWQNLIAEASRQGYDGEEELQWDVYKILDEKLTEEYIERVEQRKIMRRPKGSKRAPKSLEQRRKISQAISAKWNDPNYRDRVCSALAKYYDASYGPERKPTKKPSGSTESARRVPAKKKVSEKNSFSSGEIKIQKQRLRLRSNAPMYKDPLASSKMEMIKNIRAQRAAAETKKTEAVERARLLIAEAEKAAMALEVAATKSAVARASLVETRQLIAEAIQFIEYVETAKISLFENEDPSVASNEAITQDEKEAHTGVEELTEVDSGRANGIRALSPHENEDPIFASYEMITEGEEEPCTTVAGQTEAGNVKTNGTKTLSSTNEDSSFGNFTSEYMVDAEEDLSPLQDMLNVLEDPAPLEDMLNSEEDLPRLSTSGYGLPLFGFEEPIKQSDVRNEPTQLEPNGDGVCSKNLQLNGTEVQSKEEEKPCKPVTGATKKWIRGRLVDVGEEA; this is encoded by the exons ATGCCTTCACTTG AGATTGCTGCTGCACAGCCTGCCTTCCAAAATCATCTCGGTACACTCAGGGCTCAAACCCCTGTTTATGGTAATGTAATTTCAAGTCCATTCGCCTTTGGAAATGACAAGAAACTGTCATCTGCTTGGAAACTCTCTCATATATCTATAAAATTGAACTTCAACTTGGGGCGCATTAACGTCCCAAAGGGTAGTCTCGGGATCATGGCAGTTGCTACTCTTGAATCCAGAAGTTTGGTTCAGAATGAGAATGCAAACATGGGTTACGACGGTTCAGAGCTGGGCAGGGAGTCCAGTCGCTGCGCAGGTCAGCTCGAGCCTTCCAGTGATGATTCCGAAGAACTGGATGATAGGGAGAAGTTAAGGCGATTGAGGATTTCTAATGCTAATAAAGGGAGCACGCCATGGAACAAAGGCCGAAAGCACAGTCCTG AAACCCTTCAGCTGATCAAAGAGAGAACAAGGCTTGCAATGCAGAATCCTAAG GTCAAAATGAAGTTGGTGAACCTTGGACATGCTCAAAG TGAAGAGACAAGAGTTAAAATCGGGCTTGGAGTGCGAATCAGGTGGCAAAAACGGCGTGAGGAACTATCATTGCAGGAAAATTGCTGCTATGACTGGCAGAACTTAATTGCTGAAGCCTCTAGACAAGGATACGACGGTGAAGAGGAACTGCAATGGGATGTCTACAAGATCTTAGATGAAAAGCTTACAGAGGAGTATATAGAGAGGGTTGAGCAAAGGAAAATTATGCGTAGGCCAAAAGGAAGCAAGAGAGCACCCAAGTCTCTTGAGCAAAGAAGGAAGATTTCACAAGCAATCTCTGCAAAATGGAACGACCCT AATTATCGCGACCGTGTTTGCTCTGCCTTGGCCAAATATTATGATGCATCATATGGACCCGAAAGAAAGCCAACGAAGAAGCCAAGTGGTAGTACAGAGTCCGCGAGAAGGGTACCTGCAAAGAAAAAGGTTAGCGAGAAAAACAGTTTCTCTAGTGGCGAGATTAAAATCCAAAAGCAACGACTGAGGTTGAGAAGTAACGCACCCATGTACAAGGATCCTCTTGCGAGTTCTAAGATGGAGATGATAAAGAATATCAGAGCACAAAGAGCAGCTGCTGAAACCAAAAAAACTGAAGCCGTAGAAAGAGCTAG GTTATTGATTGCGGAAGCTGAGAAGGCAGCTATGGCCCTTGAGGTTGCTGCAACAAAGAGCGCTGTTGCTCGAGCTTCCCTCGTTGAAACCCGACAGCTTATAGCTGAGGCAATTCAGTTCATTGAATATGTTGAGACGGCAAAGATTTCTTTGTTCGAGAATGAAGACCCTTCAGTTGCATCAAATGAAGCGATTACTCAGGACGAAAAGGAAGCACATACTGGGGTTGAGGAACTGACAGAAGTAGACAGTGGAAGGGCAAATGGCATCCGAGCTTTGTCCCCCCATGAGAATGAAGACCCCATATTTGCATCATATGAAATGATTACTGAGGGTGAGGAAGAACCATGCACCACGGTTGCAGGTCAGACTGAAGCGGGTAATGTAAAGACAAATGGCACGAAAACCTTATCGAGTACAAACGAGGACTCCAGCTTTGGCAACTTCACATCGGAGTATATGGTAGATGCCGAAGAGGACCTTTCCCCATTGCAGGATATGCTTAACGTTCTCGAGGACCCTGCCCCGTTGGAGGATATGCTCAATAGTGAAGAGGACCTTCCCCGACTGAGCACCAGTGGCTATGGTTTGCCTCTTTTCGGTTTTGAGGAGCCAATAAAGCAATCGGATGTGAGAAATGAACCCACCCAGTTAGAACCAAATGGGGACGGTGTGTGCAGCAAGAACCTTCAACTAAATGGGACGGAAGTTCAATCCAAAGAAGAGGAAAAGCCTTGCAAACCAGTGACCGGTGCTACTAAAAAGTGGATTCGTGGGAGGCTTGTTGACGTAGGAGAAGAAGCTTAA
- the LOC137739910 gene encoding uncharacterized protein isoform X1, with protein sequence MPSLAEIAAAQPAFQNHLGTLRAQTPVYGNVISSPFAFGNDKKLSSAWKLSHISIKLNFNLGRINVPKGSLGIMAVATLESRSLVQNENANMGYDGSELGRESSRCAGQLEPSSDDSEELDDREKLRRLRISNANKGSTPWNKGRKHSPETLQLIKERTRLAMQNPKVKMKLVNLGHAQSEETRVKIGLGVRIRWQKRREELSLQENCCYDWQNLIAEASRQGYDGEEELQWDVYKILDEKLTEEYIERVEQRKIMRRPKGSKRAPKSLEQRRKISQAISAKWNDPNYRDRVCSALAKYYDASYGPERKPTKKPSGSTESARRVPAKKKVSEKNSFSSGEIKIQKQRLRLRSNAPMYKDPLASSKMEMIKNIRAQRAAAETKKTEAVERARLLIAEAEKAAMALEVAATKSAVARASLVETRQLIAEAIQFIEYVETAKISLFENEDPSVASNEAITQDEKEAHTGVEELTEVDSGRANGIRALSPHENEDPIFASYEMITEGEEEPCTTVAGQTEAGNVKTNGTKTLSSTNEDSSFGNFTSEYMVDAEEDLSPLQDMLNVLEDPAPLEDMLNSEEDLPRLSTSGYGLPLFGFEEPIKQSDVRNEPTQLEPNGDGVCSKNLQLNGTEVQSKEEEKPCKPVTGATKKWIRGRLVDVGEEA encoded by the exons ATGCCTTCACTTG CAGAGATTGCTGCTGCACAGCCTGCCTTCCAAAATCATCTCGGTACACTCAGGGCTCAAACCCCTGTTTATGGTAATGTAATTTCAAGTCCATTCGCCTTTGGAAATGACAAGAAACTGTCATCTGCTTGGAAACTCTCTCATATATCTATAAAATTGAACTTCAACTTGGGGCGCATTAACGTCCCAAAGGGTAGTCTCGGGATCATGGCAGTTGCTACTCTTGAATCCAGAAGTTTGGTTCAGAATGAGAATGCAAACATGGGTTACGACGGTTCAGAGCTGGGCAGGGAGTCCAGTCGCTGCGCAGGTCAGCTCGAGCCTTCCAGTGATGATTCCGAAGAACTGGATGATAGGGAGAAGTTAAGGCGATTGAGGATTTCTAATGCTAATAAAGGGAGCACGCCATGGAACAAAGGCCGAAAGCACAGTCCTG AAACCCTTCAGCTGATCAAAGAGAGAACAAGGCTTGCAATGCAGAATCCTAAG GTCAAAATGAAGTTGGTGAACCTTGGACATGCTCAAAG TGAAGAGACAAGAGTTAAAATCGGGCTTGGAGTGCGAATCAGGTGGCAAAAACGGCGTGAGGAACTATCATTGCAGGAAAATTGCTGCTATGACTGGCAGAACTTAATTGCTGAAGCCTCTAGACAAGGATACGACGGTGAAGAGGAACTGCAATGGGATGTCTACAAGATCTTAGATGAAAAGCTTACAGAGGAGTATATAGAGAGGGTTGAGCAAAGGAAAATTATGCGTAGGCCAAAAGGAAGCAAGAGAGCACCCAAGTCTCTTGAGCAAAGAAGGAAGATTTCACAAGCAATCTCTGCAAAATGGAACGACCCT AATTATCGCGACCGTGTTTGCTCTGCCTTGGCCAAATATTATGATGCATCATATGGACCCGAAAGAAAGCCAACGAAGAAGCCAAGTGGTAGTACAGAGTCCGCGAGAAGGGTACCTGCAAAGAAAAAGGTTAGCGAGAAAAACAGTTTCTCTAGTGGCGAGATTAAAATCCAAAAGCAACGACTGAGGTTGAGAAGTAACGCACCCATGTACAAGGATCCTCTTGCGAGTTCTAAGATGGAGATGATAAAGAATATCAGAGCACAAAGAGCAGCTGCTGAAACCAAAAAAACTGAAGCCGTAGAAAGAGCTAG GTTATTGATTGCGGAAGCTGAGAAGGCAGCTATGGCCCTTGAGGTTGCTGCAACAAAGAGCGCTGTTGCTCGAGCTTCCCTCGTTGAAACCCGACAGCTTATAGCTGAGGCAATTCAGTTCATTGAATATGTTGAGACGGCAAAGATTTCTTTGTTCGAGAATGAAGACCCTTCAGTTGCATCAAATGAAGCGATTACTCAGGACGAAAAGGAAGCACATACTGGGGTTGAGGAACTGACAGAAGTAGACAGTGGAAGGGCAAATGGCATCCGAGCTTTGTCCCCCCATGAGAATGAAGACCCCATATTTGCATCATATGAAATGATTACTGAGGGTGAGGAAGAACCATGCACCACGGTTGCAGGTCAGACTGAAGCGGGTAATGTAAAGACAAATGGCACGAAAACCTTATCGAGTACAAACGAGGACTCCAGCTTTGGCAACTTCACATCGGAGTATATGGTAGATGCCGAAGAGGACCTTTCCCCATTGCAGGATATGCTTAACGTTCTCGAGGACCCTGCCCCGTTGGAGGATATGCTCAATAGTGAAGAGGACCTTCCCCGACTGAGCACCAGTGGCTATGGTTTGCCTCTTTTCGGTTTTGAGGAGCCAATAAAGCAATCGGATGTGAGAAATGAACCCACCCAGTTAGAACCAAATGGGGACGGTGTGTGCAGCAAGAACCTTCAACTAAATGGGACGGAAGTTCAATCCAAAGAAGAGGAAAAGCCTTGCAAACCAGTGACCGGTGCTACTAAAAAGTGGATTCGTGGGAGGCTTGTTGACGTAGGAGAAGAAGCTTAA
- the LOC137739234 gene encoding ubiquitin-conjugating enzyme E2 34-like, producing MAEKSCIKRLQKEYRALCKEPVSHIVARPHPNDILEWHYVLEGSEGTPFAGGYYYGKIKFPPEYPFKPPGISMTTPNGRFMTQKKICLSMSDFHPESWNPMWSVSSILTGLLSFMMDTSPTTGSVNTTVAEKKRLAKASLAFNSKNATFRKMFPEYVEKYNQQQQQLSEQLTPEHVSSDLSQGNLRPLLEKVDDSTGGIKRVDAEARKKKRQSVPTWMMVLLISVFGVVMALPLLQL from the exons TCTGCAAA GAACCAGTTTCTCATATTGTGGCTCGTCCTCACCCAAACGATATTCTTGAATGGC ACTACGTGCTGGAGGGAAGTGAAGGAACACCTTTTGCAG GTGGATATTACTACGGAAAGATCAAGTTTCCTCCAGAGTACCCATTTAAACCACCAGGAATCAG CATGACTACTCCAAATGGAAGATTCATGACTCAGAAGAAAATTTGTTTATCTATGAGTGATT TTCATCCTGAAAGTTGGAATCCAATGTGGTCCGTGTCAAG CATACTCACGGGGCTACTTTCATTCATG ATGGACACCAGTCCTACTACCGGCAGTGTGAACACTACTGTTGCTGAGAAGAAACGTCTGGCAAAAGCTTCTCTTGCATTTAACTCTAAGAA TGCAACATTCCGGAAAATGTTCCCCGAGTATGTGGAGAAGTAtaaccagcagcagcagcagctttcCGAGCAGCTTACTCCAGAGCATGTGTCATCCGATCTATCTCAAGGAAATTTGAGGCCCTTGTTGGAAAAGGTTGATGATTCAACAGGAGGTATAAAAAGAGTAGATGCCGAGGCgcgaaaaaagaaaaggcaGTCAGTCCCAACCTGGATGATGGTTTTGCTGATTTCCGTCTTCGGTGTTGTAATGGCGCTGCCTCTACTTCAACTTTGA
- the LOC137740883 gene encoding RING-H2 finger protein ATL3, translating into MGDSSTFRRTLDDSSAVQLTGKIMMIAVLVLFLVVVFVLCLHLYAKYYLWRANDDLTSSVPGQSRRRRRFVFAPGQDPVATMRRGLDPLVLRSLPVVVFPSDDLKDGLECAVCLSELVNGEKARLLPKCSHGFHVDCIDMWFQSHSTCPLCRNPVAPGSSADSSTSALEENVSDQILSPAENLVSEISVETPNFPTNVLFWGNQTQVSSGPGSGLEEEGPSSQPVCPPSSSLSSASNRRDGMLVIDIPSETPFVSASPSPSSNRFAGEDLKSPVPTRLRSLKRLLSRDRRISICSPGSVDVEQGERGGGQS; encoded by the coding sequence ATGGGAGACTCCTCCACTTTCCGTCGAACACTCGACGACTCGAGCGCCGTACAACTCACCGGAAAAATCATGATGATCGCCGTGCTCGTCCTCTTCCTGGTAGTCGTCTTCGTCCTCTGCCTCCACCTCTACGCCAAATATTACTTGTGGCGGGCAAACGATGACCTCACCTCCTCGGTTCCCGGTCAGTCACGGCGGCGGCGGCGATTCGTTTTCGCTCCCGGGCAGGACCCAGTTGCCACGATGCGACGAGGGCTCGACCCTTTAGTCCTCAGATCCTTGCCAGTAGTAGTGTTTCCTTCCGATGACTTAAAAGACGGTCTCGAATGCGCGGTTTGTCTCTCTGAGCTCGTCAATGGCGAGAAAGCAAGGCTGCTTCCGAAATGCAGTCATGGATTCCATGTTGATTGTATCGATATGTGGTTTCAGTCTCACTCCACATGTCCGCTCTGTAGAAACCCTGTTGCTCCTGGGAGCTCTGCTGATTCCAGTACTTCTGCATTGGAAGAGAATGTAAGTGATCAGATACTATCACCAGCTGAGAACTTGGTATCTGAGATTTCGGTTGAGACTCCGAATTTCCCAACAAATGTGTTGTTTTGGGGGAACCAAACCCAGGTGAGCTCCGGACCCGGTTCGGGTTTGGAGGAAGAAGGCCCTTCATCACAACCCGTTTGCCCACCTTCTTCATCTTTGTCATCTGCAAGTAATAGGCGCGATGGGATGTTGGTCATTGATATACCAAGCGAGACTCCATTTGTTTCGGCTTCGCCTTCGCCTTCCAGTAACAGGTTCGCCGGAGAGGACTTGAAGTCTCCGGTGCCGACACGGTTGAGGTCACTGAAGAGGTTGTTGAGCAGGGATAGGAGGATTAGTATCTGCAGTCCTGGTTCTGTGGATGTTGAacaaggagagagaggaggaggacaGAGTTAG